GTCCATTTCAACGTCGCCCGTTTACGGGAGATTCAACGACGGGCTCAGGCTGGTCGGCAAGCTCAGGGAAATGCCTGAACGCCGCCGGTGTGCCACGTGTTCGACGTTGCGGACGAGCTGCCGCCTCCTCCGCCAGCGCGCCGGTAGCCCATCGCTGCTCGGCAGCATGAACGACTGCCAATGGAATCTTGGTGGTGGCACCGTAGCGACCGGCGGACGGTATCTCGAATGTCCCTGGAAGTTCCCCCTTGTCTACAAGTGTCCGCACGCGCGAGACACTCACACTCCAGCGCCGCGCCAGTTGGCCAATCGTTAGAGCTTCGGATTGTGTCTTCGCACGTGGCATGAAAGTTTGTAGGAAACGTCGAGTAACGATTTAGGGCGTCCGCACATCCCTTCGGATTGACACAGGATTCGACTTTCTAGGGTTGAACGCGATGGTCCGTTTTCCTTGACTTCCCACTGACCATCGGAGGGCAGCCATCCACAATCCAATCTTCAATGTCCGATAGGCGCCAGCGAATCGTTTTGCGGATGCGGACGGGTGCCGGTATTAGGCCTGCTGCCTGAAAACGCCAGAGAGACCGTTTGGAGACGTGCAACAAAGTCGCCAACTGTTCAACAGTGACCAAGATCGTGTCTGGCGTTACCCCAATGCCCTTAAGAGAAACTCGCACCCTATTTAAAGCTTCAGCGGGACGTTTGGGAGGCGAGTCGTCCGAAGAGTGCTTGCGCCACGGCGGCTCAAGCTGTTCATTCGAAACCATGATTTGCTGGCATCGAGGGCAAGACGATTGCGATAGATGTGCAAACCATTTCGCATCACAGCGATCGCAAACGAAATACCGCGAAGACGGGTTCATGATTACAAAGCAGGTTCAGTTTAATCGCTTCGATTCCTGAGTTACCGCTCCATGTCCCGCGTCTGCTCACGTTCGCTGGCCCTGCTGTCGTACCGATCCAAAAAATCCTGAAAGGACGAATGGCCTTGAGCCTGTTCGGTCACCATTTGCGGAGTGGGATTACCAAGCGTGCCAGGCTCTTCCACCGTTCGGATGCTGCTCGGGAGTGCTTGTAGCGCTTGACTGAATTCCTTGCTTCCTTGCCTGAGGGCTGCATACAGGGGCGCACTGAAGGCCGGACGCTCGCTGGGTTTGTTGTTCGCCATATCGATTCTCCTATGAGTTTCGTTGTTTAAATCGATCCAGTAGTTGCTGCATTTCGATTTCGGCATCACGCATGTTCTGAAGCCGTTTGCGACGGATTTCACTGTTGATGGCGGTTTTGAACAGCAGGCTGAAAAAGCCCAGGAACACAAAGTGGCCAACAGCCTGATCGAATTGACACAGGTATGAGCCAAGTGGGAAGCAAACGAATGCCTCCCAGATCTTGGCCGTGTCCTCTCTACGCACAAATGGGACGAGGAATCCAAGCCAGGGATAGCCCTCGTAACGGCTATGCGCGCGCCAACCGAAGCGCACGCGGATGAAAGTGACGATTCGTTGCAGTGCCAAAGCGACGAACCAAACCTCTCCGAACAGAAAGACAGCCGGGCTATTGCTGTAGCACAGGTAAGCGAAGATGACGCCCAACGCCGCCAGTCCGTTAGCGCCGAGTGCCTCGACGCCGAAGCTATGACGGGTAAAGACTGTCATGCAGGTCGCGTGTCCGCTCACCAGCAGATAGAGCCAATGGAAGCCGCCACGAATATCGGGGCCATTGTTTGATTGTGGTTGCATGGCTCAGCCCTGACGAAAGGTGACAGGAATCCAGTTCTCGCCTGAGGCAAACGGCTCTCCGGAGCGTGTTAAGATCCCGTCGCAGAGGAAATCGTTACGAGGCCCGCCGGTGCGCAGGCCATTCAGAAAAACGCCCGTCTGCAACACCGGCTCATAGTGGGACGAGAAGCTCCCGGAGAACCGCGAAAAGCCTACGAGTTCATCAAAGATGTCCGTCGCTGGCTGCAACGAGCCGCCAACGAGCATTTCCAAACGATTTCCCAGTAGACCACTCGCCCATTGAGCAGTCTCAATGTCCCCTAACGCATGAAAAATACGATGGCTGAAGTTTGCAAGGAGAGCTTGGGCTTGATGGCCATTCTCTCCTTTGAGGGCACTGTAAAAGGAAGGCAGAGATTGGGCGAGGAACACCAAGCAACCAAGATGTGAGCGGCACTGCGCGACATAGTGGCTGTCAAAACTGTTTACGAATTCCGCAGCTTCATCACACCAGCAGACATGAAAGAAATCGTCGGTGTTTGCCTGACGGCGTAGCACTGCGAGCTGAGTCAAATACTTCCAGCCGGCGTTGATAAGGCGCCCCATGTCGCCAAACCGTGCCGGAGGAGTATTCACCAATACCCATTTGCCCTTTTCGAGCATGATCTCCGTACCGACATTGCTTGTCGTCGACACCAGCTCGCGGACGAGCCCGGTATTAAAGACGTGAAGAAGGCCAAGCGCGCCGGTTAAAATCGACGACCGCGTGCGATCTGCCATAGCTACAAACTCGGTGAGCCAATAATCGGCTGCCAACTCGAAGTCATGCGATTCCATTGCCGTTTTCTCGCTGTCGAAAGCATCATTGAGACAGCGACAATGAAAGCCTGCCTTCCAAGCGGTGTCATGAAGTTGTGCGCGGTCGAATGCAGCCGAAACAATGAAGCGCTGGATCTCCGGCGCCAAAATAGCGCGACGCGCCAGCTTGAGTACCTCCACAGCGTTATGGATCATGCGTTCTGTTTCGCGTTCCCAGAACGCACTATCCTCTCCTCGTCCTCTTTGATCTCCAGCACGTAACGTCTCGCCGATGGTTGTCATGCAGCGAGTGATTTCGCGCGTCGAACCGTGTTTCGCCGCCTCCGCTAGAAAGTTGAAGCGCAACGGGCTTTTGTCGGCGTCGAACACGAGCAGGTCTTGCTGTCGTCCAGCGGCCGCGAAGACGCCATGCCACATGGCTACGTCTTCGGGCTTGGGAATAAGAATAAGGCCGCAGCTTTTCGGATGAGCGACAATGGCACGGCTAACTCGAAAGCCGGAGGCTGAAGTCTTGCCGCCGCCGCTACGTGATACCACCAGCAGTCCGCCATTGAGCAGGTCGCGTACCCGATAGGCGTCACGCGCCGACCAGCGGAGAAGCTCGGAATCCAGCGGATCGGCATTTCTACGAAATCGTTTTAGCCAAGACATGAGATCATCCTCGCGCCTGGTCGCGCGTGACTTTAAGAAAGGTGGAGAAAGAGAGAGCCTGAGCACGAGCCTTTTTGGCTTTCACCAGCGCGGCTTCGCAGGAAGAGATAAAACCTTCAAAATCGAGTGGCTCGCCAGTTACGGTAATTGACCGGCCGTTGTCTAAGGTTACGACTGCGCGCTTTGCGGCCGGAGCAGAAGCGAGCTGGCCCGGCTTTTGCAACCGTTTGGCAGTTCGCGCAACGCCGTCGCGTTGTAGTCGGCCTTGGACGACTTCGTTCGCAAGGGCCGCTTGGCGTTCCACATCGGATACCTTGGCAATCTCATAGGCGGCATTCAGACCGATGAGGCCTGCGCCAACCTGTTCCAAAATTGCTTCCGGTAGTTTCAGGATCGTCAGGAGCTTGGTGATCGTCGTCTCGGACAGTTGCAGGCGTCGCGCCACTTCCGCTGCACTGTGGCCGCTCAACCGCAGCAGCTTGGCGATATTTCGTGCCCGATCGGGAATTGAAACATCCGTACGGATGGAGTTCGCAACCAGCTGTGTCTCGATGTCCTCCGCTTCGCTGAGTGTCCGCTCTTCAATGATGGCATTGAGAGTTGTCCAGCCGAGTTTTTGGGCAGCCAGCCAGCGATGCATTCCGTCCTGGCCATCGTAGCCGTGCGCTGCATGACAGACGCGGATCGGAACCAGTTGGCCATGAATGTGCAGACTGGATGCGTAGATATTGACGCGAGATTCGTCGATCGACGAGCGAATATTCTTGTCCCACCGAATTGCTCCCAACGGAATCTCTTGGACTTGAGCCGTGGCCATGGAATGCTCCTTAGGAGTGACGGCCATCGCCGGCTCGATAGGCGGCAATCGCGGACGAGGCGCCGGCGACGATCGCCCCTAGGTCATCGACTATGCCGAACGGCCCCAAGAAGGCTTCGGGGATAACATCTATCGGAGATATGACATAGACGCCACAGAACAGGGCAAAGACCCAGCCGACGATCTGGACGAGCATGTCCCGCAACGGGCTATGCGGAAGCGAAATGAGAATCATCAATGCCAGGAATAGGACCGTGCCACACGTCGCCATAAGAGAAAGCATGTCGAAAAAGTTCATAAATCACCTTTAGGGGCTTAGTCGTGTCGCGTTGACGCTCTTGCGAAGTACAAAGCGGCCAAGACGCGGGCAATCTTGGCATTACCCACGTCTCAGCCCCGAGGATCAGGGACTCACCGGGCCACCGGCGATGATCCAGACGATAATCGTCCCGATCACATGCGCTACGATCGCTTCGATCATGGCGATGCTCCTTTTGCAGGGTGTCTTCGCCCTCCGGTGTGCCGCAACCGTTGCGGCAATCTGCACCAACGGCGATCGTTCTCATGTCGCGACGTTTGTCGCAACGCGAGTGTCTTTTAGCAAACCGATCGAAAAGGCCTCGGACTGCGCACGAATCGTGCGCAGTCCGGCAGACCAAGGAAATAAGAAGGTGTTAGGGCGCTCGTCTTCCCAGTGATGCTTCTGCCTGAGCCTGGGCAGCTTTTTCCAAGCCCCGCAGCGTTTCTTCGGCGTGCTTGCGCCCTGGCGAAATCGCGAAAAACTGATAGTCGTCGGTGAGAGCCGCCCGGAGGTCTGCCAGGCTATTCTGCGGGTAGGGATCTGGCCGACCCAGCGCCAAATCTAAGGTCTTCGCGATCAGCGCCGTCTCGTTGGCGCGCATGGCGACATAGATAGCGCCGTTCAAATCTTCGTCAGAAAGATTCGATTCACGGCCCGCGTATGCCGGATGAAGCCGCGGATTGGCGGCAAGAACGGCCTCACGACCGAGCTGATCGCTCGGAATCTTGAGCCTAAGAAGGTCGTAACGCGATTTGTCCGTAGCCATCGCAACAAAGGAGTTGTTCGCCGATGGCTATAGCGCGATACGAGGACCTTGTCAATCGCGGACTCGGTTTTCTGCATGGCGGCGTTTGGCCGCCCGGTATTTTTCGATTTCCGCGAACAAGTCACGTCCCGCCTGAGTAAGTCCCCCCTTTTTTTGGCGCGATGCGCCACGCTCGATGAGATGAACGCTGGCTTTGCCCTTGCTCTTGCCAACAAGTTTTTCCAGTCGCTTTAACGCTGTCCCGACATACGCATCGCTACAGGAAACGCCCAAGGGCAACGTGCCATTCTTCTTCCGTTCAGAAAGACATATAGCCAAACCACGGTTTGTTGATGGGCCACCATTATTGATGATGTCTGCCACGATCGCGAAGAATTCCAAAAGGCGGTCGTCACGTAGCGCGCTTAATCGAGTTTCGGTACAGGGCGCCTGGCTCGCACCGAGCCGGGTTGTGATTCGCTGTAAGTGGCGTTGCATCGACGGTTCAGTCGACGTTTGATACTCGGCGATCATCGGTATCGCTTCATTGCCGATGCTCGCCAAGGCTTTTTCAATCCAACCTCCAAGATCATCATCCGCGTTCTTCAGTAACGCCAACAAGGCCGGTACGGCATCTTGCCCGCCCGGACCGATCGCGGCCAGGGCCATTACCGCGCAGCGGCGTCTGTTATCGTCGCCACGTTCGATTGCAGTGATCAGAATCGGTACGGCAGGCAATGCTTGTGGCCCCATCAGGTACAGGACCGAAGCCAAAGTCTGCTGTACAATCGGATCGTCTACGTCCACTATCGCTTGTGCCACTTCCCTGGCGGTCGTTTTGCCGATATGCACCAGCGCGATACCGATTGGTTGTCGCGTTCGCACGTCCGATTTACGCAAGGCGGAAATAAGCTCAGGAATTGCCGTCTTTCCCGCGACGCCCAGCGATTCCACGATTACCTCTAACACCTCATCGTCGGTTTCAACCAGAAGCCGACTAACTAACGCGGAAATCGCTATCGCGATCTGCTCTTTGAGGTCGCATAACGCCCGTGCTGCGACACCTCTAATATTTCGATCTTCTGATCCGAGTCTCTTGATTAGCAGCTTGACCGCATTAGCGGGCATCTTGATCCCCGGCTTCCGCAGCGCAATTGCTGCGCTAGAAACTACCTCCCAATCGTCGGACACTAGTGCCTCGAATAAGGCTTCTTCTACACCTCTCACGCTACGGCTGAATTCTCCAAAACAGGTGGCGATGGACGATCGCACCGCGACATGGACCTGTTCATCAATCATCATTCCACGCAGTACCGGAACGACGGAGCGTGCCACATTGCCCATGCGCCCGAACGTCGAAATAATCGCGCACTGGGCCACGGGAGAGGCGTTTGGAAGCGCCGCTGTTAGAAAGTTAATTGCATCAGATGTCCTGTCCTTGAACTCAATCCGCGCCAGGGCTGCTGCAGCCAGACTGATCAACGTGTCTTCGCCACTATTCAACGCCTGTTCCAAAATGCGTAAAAGGCGTAACCCGAACTTGGGTGTCGTGCTCAAGGCGCCCGCGGCAGCTGTTCGAACATGCTTGTCGCCGTGTCGCATTCGTAGCTTGAGCGCCGCAACGGCGCCCGCTGGAACTAGCCCGCTGTGGCAGAGCATAGAGGTGGCCATGCGAAGACCGTCAACGTCTTCGCTCATCAGGGCATCATGTACCGCGGCCTCGGCAGTCGCCGCAAGCTCTTTTTCTATCAGGTCCGGTCGATGCTTTCGGAAATAAAGCAGGGATACGGCGGCGACCACGCGTTTGGTGCCGTTTAATGATTGTACCGCTTTGGAAAATTCAGGGACCGCCGGGGCCAACCCAATCGACTGTAGACTACGGACGGCTTCGTCAGCGTGAAGCAACCACTTGTCGGGGCTCGTCATCATCGCGAGGAAATCGCGGACGACTTTTGCAGGCCTCGGTCGGCGTGGTCCAGGTTCTATCGACACCTGCACACATCCCTATGCTATTTCGCCAGCCCATACGTGACATTACGGCATGATTACGCAGCCATCCGCACTTCCTGTGTCGAGGCAACTTTGGCCGAGGTGCCCGAAGCCTGCTCAAGCTGTTGCGCAACAGGCCATCGACATCTGACTGATGGCTCGTTGTCGAGCTCCGGCCTCGCAATAGCGATGCCCGCAGATGTTGCGCGCGCTTCCCATGCAAGATCCCAAGCTGCATCTAGAAAACGGCTCAAGACGGGCTGGGCCCGGAGACTCAGATTCAATTATCGACAACTCAAAATCGTCCGGGTAAAGATTGGGGAGTAGCATCAAGGGTGGAATTACCTTCGGGAGTCAAAAGACGGTGAATTTCAATTCCATATCGCCCTTTGCTTTCAATACCGAGTGCCAGGAGTGTTCCATCTGAACTCAGATCCATATTAAGCATCTTTTCCTCCGGACCGCCCAGTGTTAGCAGTTCGCTACTTGTAGGAACATGCCAGAACCTCACCGTATCGTCCGTTCCTCGAGTGATGAGCGTTTGATCATCGCGAGCGAATCGTATGTCTACGACCGGCCCTGCGTGACCGACCATTTTTTTATACGATGAAGGCCGCCTGAGGTCCCAACAATAGATAATGCCTTCCGCCCCCGTAGCCGCGACAATCCAACCATCCCGTGAGACGTCCACAGCGTAAAGCCGTTCATTTGGGCCGCGAAGAATAACGCTGGGCACCTCGTCTGTTGCTCTTCGCAATCTGCATTCTCGTGACCCGAACATATCGAACCACAGATCGCCGCGGCCAGTATGAATCTGGCCGAGACGTTGAAAGTTCTTGCTATTGGAAGATTCGATGGCACGATTACTTGCGCGATCCAGGACGACATGCGTATAGTCCAGGTCGCGAGAGCGTCGCGGCGAACCGTTTTCTGAATAGTAATTCTGTAGAAGGACATATATACATTTGCCATCGAGAGAGTACGCGACGTTCTCACAGACTGTCGATCGTCCCGGATCGAAACGTTGGACAATGGCCCCCGTATGAGCCGATCGTATCTGCAATTGCCCACCTGATTCTAGAACGACAACGTCCTCTCCATCGGGCGAGAACCGGCACCGATAGCCCCAATAGTCCATTCGCCACGTGCAGTACGGTACTACTCGTGCTTCCCATTGCGGCACTTTTGATTCAACGTCGTACATTCTTGCAATGGCGCTGTCGTTTTGCGTCCGTTCAACGATCATGAGTTGCTCGCCGGAAGGGCTGAAGCGCACTCCCCAAGGGCGTCCAGCGAGCGAAATGTCGAAGCCAGCGACCACATTAGCTGTTGACCAGACCGAAAGATTTCCGTCGGCGCCCGCCGAGATTAGCCTCGAACTATCAGGTGAAAATGCTGCGGTGACCACTCGGCCCGCGTGCGCGAGACGTGGCGATGCAACGGCAGGTTTCCCTTTCTCGACATCCTCGATATTTAAGATTTGGATCGTGCCGTCCACGAAAGCAATTGCTGCCGATTCGCCGTTTGACGAACAGCAGATGAACGAGGAATTACCATGGAGCGTACAGAATTCCTCAGGCGGCGGTCCTTCAATCTGGCAAACAGAAATCGAATGCGTCAACGCAGGCGAGGCTTTACTCTGGGTACTAAGAAGTAGGCGAGGAACGGCACCGGGTATTGGACAGGCGACATAAACCCCTCCGCCGAACATCCAGGAGCGCGGCGGCGTTTGCGTTTTTGGATATACAAACTGCAAATCCTGGATGCCTTGATGATCGGCAATCAGAACTTCGCCGCTTGCTAAATAGCTAAGGCCTCTGATGCCATCAATCGGACCGATAGCATGTTCGAGTTTCCGGTCTCGCGTCAGTAGAATCTCGTCTCTGGCTCTGGTCTTTGGGTCAATGATGACGATTTTGGAACCGTCGCCTCCGGCTGCAAGCTTTCCCTCAGAGCCTAGCCAACTGAGGCACCAAATGCGCCCTCCGATAACCGCCTCGTCGAAGATGACCGTTTGATCGGGAACCGACCGCACGACGAGACTCCCGTCGTCACGGCCCATCGCTAACATGGAGCCATCGGCCGAGAAGGCGAGCGCATTGACATCTATTCCCATAGGGGAATGCCAAGACGCCTGCTTGGACCAATCGCGAGTATCCCAAAGCGCTACATAATCGTCCTCGCCTGACGATGCCAAGATATCGCCGCGGGGTGAAAATCCAACGGCGAAGACTCCCCCCGGATGCGCAACGAAGGATCGCTCAGCGCTATTGGCTTTTTTCCAGAGCCATTGCCATTCAAAACCATTTGCAATACGGCCAGGCGACCTGAACCGTGATTCCTTCAATAGCTCCACCGCCTCACCCTTAAGGCCTCGCTGTACGGCGAGCGCAGCGCTTCGGATCGTAGATGCGTACTGATGCTCGCGTTCAGCCTTTTCGGCCATTTTGGTCGCCTCTTCTGCAGCGGCGATGTGCTTACCGGTCGCAACGCGATCCTCTCGCCAGAAAGCAATCGCAAACACAAACAGCAGCATTCCAAATACCGCGCCAGCGAGAACTAACGTAGTCGCGGGCCGCCGCCGTGCCAGGCGAATTCCGCGACGTGCCAGAGACGGCCTCCGTATGTGGATCGGCTCATCATTGAAAAAGCGGCGCAAGTCGTCTCCTAACGCTCCTGCGGTGGCGTACCGATGATGAGGGAGTTTCTCCAAGCACTTTAAGACGATCGTCTCCAGATTTTTGGTGACCTGCTTGTTGAGGGTCCGAATTGGTTGCGGCTCGTCTTCTCGAACTCCGCGGCGAATGTCGTCCGAAGTGCGTCCGCCGAACGGACGCCGCCTCGCGAGAAGTTCGTAGAGAATGACCCCCAGAGAGAACACGTCCGACGCGGCCTCGACGTTAGAGTCCCCACGAGCCTGTTCGGGCGACATGTAGAAGTCAGTGCCGACCGCGACACCGGTGAGCGTAGCGATCGAGAACGCTGGATCGTCGGGCCGTCTCGCCAAACCAAAGTCCGAAACGACCGGTTCGAACGCTGATGTCGAGCCCGGACTGGGACGCAACAAAACATTACTGGGCTTTAAATCTCGATGCACAATGCCTTGTTGATGCGCGAAGTGCACCGCCTTGGCGACCTTCTCCATCACTAATACAGTTTCCGTGATGGTAGGAGGCGTCTCACTTGCGGCCCATTGCTCTAACGTGGGCCCTTCGATGAGTTCAAGGGCAATGAAGCAGACGGCGTCAAGCCACCCATAATCGTAAATCTTAATGATGCCCGGATGGGCCAGTTCAGCTGCAATCGTCGGCTCTTCGACAAAGCGACGGCTGGCCGCAGCGCTGAACATGACCGCCGGCCAAGCGATCTTAACAGCAACATCGATACCCCGCTCCAGGTCGGCAGCAGCGAATACGGCACCGTACGCTCCGCGTCCCAACAGTGCGTCGAGCCTGTAACGTCCCACTAGCCTTGGAAAGGCAAGATGGCTTGACGGCTCCGTCAAGTCGGTGGTCGATGCATCGGGCGCAAAGGATGCAAGCCAAACCATGAGGCTCAGGGTTTCCCGGTCACGGTCGTAGGTCTCGCCCACCGAGCGCTCAACAGCCGAGGCAGCGCTATCATTTCGCATGGAAGACATCAGCGCCTCTCAACTGACAGGAACTCTGCCTTCAATCGCATAACCGCGCGTTGGTAGGCCTTACGCACTGCCCCGACATTGGCCCGCATGGCGGTCGCGAGTTCCTTACAGCTCATTCCCTCGAACAGCCGGCTACGAATGATGAATTGATCGTTCGGATTCAGTCGACCAAGTGCCTGAAACGCCAATGCCTGCTGTTCTTTTTGCGAGATGACATGGGCAGGCGACAATCCATCTAATCCATCATTGAAACGGCTGCACAACATCCGCCAAATGTGATGCCGGCGCTCGTGGTCGCCATGTAATCTGGCGTTCCGCGACCAATGCAACCGCCTGAAATACAATGTGCTTCGTACGTATTGCCGGAAGTCGGCAAACGACTCCCCTGGAAAGTTTGCGACGGCCCCAGGAACGCCGGCAAGTGCCTCTTGAATGAGATCGGACATGCTGCGCGAAGGGCTGAGGCCCGATGGGCGACCGCGACGGCCGTACCCGATCCATAGATGATCATTTAGTCGCGACACGAGCGCATTGAGTGCTGCCGGCTCACCAGTTCGGGCTTTTGCCAGCAGTTCATTGAGATGAGTCGCCGAGTTGCTGTCCTTCTCTATGCCGTGCTGAACCGGCACACCGTCGGAGGTAGGATTGCCATCTTCTGTGGTCCGTAGCGTGTCGCTCATTAGCTTTCAGTGACCGGGGACAATTGTATGTAAACTGACCAAATATCGAAACCATGGCGATTACTATGATGGTTGCAGACTCAATATTCAATGACATGCGCAAGAGCCTATAGTGCCTAGCCTTAAGGCGCGTCTGTCTCATTTCTGATCGCTGCGCATACTGGCAAACCGGCGCTC
The sequence above is a segment of the Pirellulales bacterium genome. Coding sequences within it:
- a CDS encoding ParB/RepB/Spo0J family partition protein — translated: MATAQVQEIPLGAIRWDKNIRSSIDESRVNIYASSLHIHGQLVPIRVCHAAHGYDGQDGMHRWLAAQKLGWTTLNAIIEERTLSEAEDIETQLVANSIRTDVSIPDRARNIAKLLRLSGHSAAEVARRLQLSETTITKLLTILKLPEAILEQVGAGLIGLNAAYEIAKVSDVERQAALANEVVQGRLQRDGVARTAKRLQKPGQLASAPAAKRAVVTLDNGRSITVTGEPLDFEGFISSCEAALVKAKKARAQALSFSTFLKVTRDQARG
- a CDS encoding DUF1232 domain-containing protein, with product MLSLMATCGTVLFLALMILISLPHSPLRDMLVQIVGWVFALFCGVYVISPIDVIPEAFLGPFGIVDDLGAIVAGASSAIAAYRAGDGRHS
- a CDS encoding HEAT repeat domain-containing protein, whose translation is MMTSPDKWLLHADEAVRSLQSIGLAPAVPEFSKAVQSLNGTKRVVAAVSLLYFRKHRPDLIEKELAATAEAAVHDALMSEDVDGLRMATSMLCHSGLVPAGAVAALKLRMRHGDKHVRTAAAGALSTTPKFGLRLLRILEQALNSGEDTLISLAAAALARIEFKDRTSDAINFLTAALPNASPVAQCAIISTFGRMGNVARSVVPVLRGMMIDEQVHVAVRSSIATCFGEFSRSVRGVEEALFEALVSDDWEVVSSAAIALRKPGIKMPANAVKLLIKRLGSEDRNIRGVAARALCDLKEQIAIAISALVSRLLVETDDEVLEVIVESLGVAGKTAIPELISALRKSDVRTRQPIGIALVHIGKTTAREVAQAIVDVDDPIVQQTLASVLYLMGPQALPAVPILITAIERGDDNRRRCAVMALAAIGPGGQDAVPALLALLKNADDDLGGWIEKALASIGNEAIPMIAEYQTSTEPSMQRHLQRITTRLGASQAPCTETRLSALRDDRLLEFFAIVADIINNGGPSTNRGLAICLSERKKNGTLPLGVSCSDAYVGTALKRLEKLVGKSKGKASVHLIERGASRQKKGGLTQAGRDLFAEIEKYRAAKRRHAENRVRD
- a CDS encoding WD40 repeat domain-containing serine/threonine protein kinase; amino-acid sequence: MVWLASFAPDASTTDLTEPSSHLAFPRLVGRYRLDALLGRGAYGAVFAAADLERGIDVAVKIAWPAVMFSAAASRRFVEEPTIAAELAHPGIIKIYDYGWLDAVCFIALELIEGPTLEQWAASETPPTITETVLVMEKVAKAVHFAHQQGIVHRDLKPSNVLLRPSPGSTSAFEPVVSDFGLARRPDDPAFSIATLTGVAVGTDFYMSPEQARGDSNVEAASDVFSLGVILYELLARRRPFGGRTSDDIRRGVREDEPQPIRTLNKQVTKNLETIVLKCLEKLPHHRYATAGALGDDLRRFFNDEPIHIRRPSLARRGIRLARRRPATTLVLAGAVFGMLLFVFAIAFWREDRVATGKHIAAAEEATKMAEKAEREHQYASTIRSAALAVQRGLKGEAVELLKESRFRSPGRIANGFEWQWLWKKANSAERSFVAHPGGVFAVGFSPRGDILASSGEDDYVALWDTRDWSKQASWHSPMGIDVNALAFSADGSMLAMGRDDGSLVVRSVPDQTVIFDEAVIGGRIWCLSWLGSEGKLAAGGDGSKIVIIDPKTRARDEILLTRDRKLEHAIGPIDGIRGLSYLASGEVLIADHQGIQDLQFVYPKTQTPPRSWMFGGGVYVACPIPGAVPRLLLSTQSKASPALTHSISVCQIEGPPPEEFCTLHGNSSFICCSSNGESAAIAFVDGTIQILNIEDVEKGKPAVASPRLAHAGRVVTAAFSPDSSRLISAGADGNLSVWSTANVVAGFDISLAGRPWGVRFSPSGEQLMIVERTQNDSAIARMYDVESKVPQWEARVVPYCTWRMDYWGYRCRFSPDGEDVVVLESGGQLQIRSAHTGAIVQRFDPGRSTVCENVAYSLDGKCIYVLLQNYYSENGSPRRSRDLDYTHVVLDRASNRAIESSNSKNFQRLGQIHTGRGDLWFDMFGSRECRLRRATDEVPSVILRGPNERLYAVDVSRDGWIVAATGAEGIIYCWDLRRPSSYKKMVGHAGPVVDIRFARDDQTLITRGTDDTVRFWHVPTSSELLTLGGPEEKMLNMDLSSDGTLLALGIESKGRYGIEIHRLLTPEGNSTLDATPQSLPGRF
- a CDS encoding sigma-70 family RNA polymerase sigma factor, encoding MSDTLRTTEDGNPTSDGVPVQHGIEKDSNSATHLNELLAKARTGEPAALNALVSRLNDHLWIGYGRRGRPSGLSPSRSMSDLIQEALAGVPGAVANFPGESFADFRQYVRSTLYFRRLHWSRNARLHGDHERRHHIWRMLCSRFNDGLDGLSPAHVISQKEQQALAFQALGRLNPNDQFIIRSRLFEGMSCKELATAMRANVGAVRKAYQRAVMRLKAEFLSVERR